The Ancylobacter sp. WKF20 genome contains a region encoding:
- a CDS encoding acetoacetate decarboxylase — translation MKIEDVRRTGYSMPLTNPAYPVGPYRFFNREYLIITYRTDPAALEKVVPEPLKVTDPIVKYEFIRMPDSTGFGDYTETGQVIPVEFEGRKGGFVHSMYLDDEAPIAGGRELWGFPKKLAKPRFRVESDVLVADLHYGSVLCASGTMGYKYKPADHDAVMASMLAPSWLLKIIPHVDGSARILELVEYYLEEVTIKEAWTGPAALGLFPHAICDVAKLPVLEVLSAVHIKADLTLGLGKVVHDYLKD, via the coding sequence ATGAAGATCGAGGACGTCCGCCGCACTGGCTATTCCATGCCGCTGACCAACCCGGCCTATCCGGTGGGGCCCTATCGCTTCTTCAACCGCGAATACCTCATCATCACCTACCGCACCGACCCGGCGGCGCTGGAGAAGGTGGTGCCCGAGCCGCTGAAGGTGACGGACCCGATCGTCAAATATGAGTTCATCCGCATGCCGGACTCCACCGGCTTCGGTGACTACACCGAGACCGGGCAGGTGATCCCGGTGGAGTTCGAAGGCCGCAAGGGCGGCTTTGTCCACTCCATGTATCTCGACGATGAGGCGCCCATCGCTGGCGGGCGCGAGCTCTGGGGCTTCCCCAAGAAGCTCGCCAAGCCACGCTTCAGGGTGGAGAGCGACGTGCTGGTGGCCGATCTGCACTATGGCAGCGTGCTCTGCGCCTCCGGCACCATGGGCTACAAGTACAAGCCCGCCGACCATGACGCGGTGATGGCCTCCATGCTTGCCCCGAGCTGGCTGCTCAAGATCATCCCGCACGTCGATGGCAGCGCGCGCATTCTCGAACTCGTCGAGTATTATCTCGAGGAGGTCACCATCAAGGAGGCGTGGACCGGCCCGGCGGCGCTCGGCCTGTTCCCGCACGCCATCTGCGATGTCGCCAAGCTGCCGGTGCTCGAGGTGCTGTCCGCCGTCCACATCAAGGCTGACCTGACGCTTGGCCTCGGCAAGGTGGTGCACGACTATCTGAAGGATTGA
- a CDS encoding autotransporter outer membrane beta-barrel domain-containing protein, protein MNRFFVSTSVRALVAAGVVLAAPLAAQAGNFTVSTATTTQQQVSGTNVGTVTSSGSITTSGVAVLWNGAATSTGVSITNDGTISSTGGRAFDTSGSSITGIYTLVNNGTISASNDTFRINDDFANGTLNVTNYGTMTSATGQVFDLANVTAATAVVTITNYGTLESGTADVVRPGTGGTVINYGRIEATGLTSDGDGVDFQTAGGTVVNKSTGVILGAKHGITGDGAITVTNELGGSITGQNGSGINVDSTGATVVTITNYGTITGAVTGLLDDDGAADGVPDGDGDGIDVDGQILLHNYGTVQGTGATGTNDGISNTADGIAAGGGTIYNYAGAVIEAYDNYPNDGSDDVGRAILIDDSNGGAAPFATTIINQGTIRSDGVAITLVGNNNDTIENYSVISSDDAKAVDMGGGDDLFIYHIGSSVTGYVTGGAGTDTFELAGTGSFDLSLLGTSAQYRDFEALLIAEGAVITATGTSDFAGTLEIDGSLTLNGSLAAAGFTIANGATLTGNSTVATLTVENGGTVSPGNSIGTVTVTGTATFNTGSTYVVEIDQTSSDQIVAGTLALNGGTVQLSSSGPLNAGAVYTIISATSTTTAGTQFDTLVSPDYLFITPTLGRDGASVTLTLARNGTSFASYAQTANQAAVANALEAGGTAASYLTAATTATDTSQFATGFDLLSGEVHASVGNTLYTQSTLIGDTLAARLRQSAPTGSSPAMAALAAGGPALAYAAPSTTKSPIVTKAPVAAPVGPAYAAWAQGFGQWSTADGTGNSAEIDSSLGGFLAGADVTLDASTFGFAAGYVSANTDVDARLSSADTSTFVIAAYAGTSLENFRLRGGASYGWTDTDTQRTASFMGLTQSLTASYDGGTANVFIEAAYAVEMNAIAFEPFAQMAWSWIDTDSFTESGGSLALSSDGLSFDVPYSTLGLRLATSIEMGSAVATPHASLGWRHAFGDITPEAAMAFAESGAGFAVQGAPIAEDSFVLGAGIDVKLGKGFSLNIGYEGEFASDVETNAVRGGLVYRF, encoded by the coding sequence ATGAACCGCTTCTTCGTGTCGACCAGCGTGCGCGCGCTTGTCGCGGCCGGTGTTGTGCTTGCGGCGCCGCTTGCCGCGCAGGCCGGCAACTTTACCGTCAGCACCGCGACGACGACGCAGCAGCAGGTCTCCGGCACCAATGTCGGCACCGTCACCAGCTCCGGCTCGATCACCACCTCGGGCGTCGCCGTGTTGTGGAACGGCGCGGCGACCAGTACCGGCGTCAGCATCACCAATGACGGCACGATCAGCAGCACCGGCGGGCGGGCCTTCGACACCAGCGGCTCGTCGATCACCGGCATCTACACGCTGGTGAACAATGGCACGATCTCCGCGTCCAACGACACGTTCCGCATCAATGACGACTTCGCCAATGGCACGCTCAACGTGACCAATTATGGCACGATGACCTCCGCCACCGGGCAGGTGTTCGATCTCGCCAATGTCACCGCCGCAACCGCCGTGGTGACCATCACCAATTACGGCACGCTTGAATCCGGCACGGCTGACGTGGTGCGTCCCGGCACCGGCGGGACGGTGATCAATTACGGGCGCATCGAGGCGACCGGTCTGACCAGCGACGGCGATGGCGTCGACTTCCAGACCGCCGGCGGCACGGTCGTGAACAAATCGACCGGCGTGATCCTCGGCGCCAAGCACGGCATCACCGGCGATGGCGCGATCACCGTCACCAACGAGCTGGGCGGCAGCATCACCGGCCAGAACGGCTCGGGTATCAATGTAGACAGCACCGGCGCCACGGTGGTGACCATCACCAATTACGGGACCATCACCGGCGCCGTCACGGGCCTCCTCGACGATGACGGCGCGGCCGATGGCGTGCCGGATGGCGACGGCGATGGTATCGATGTGGATGGCCAGATCCTGCTGCACAATTACGGCACGGTGCAGGGCACCGGCGCGACCGGCACCAATGACGGCATCTCCAACACGGCGGACGGCATCGCGGCGGGCGGCGGCACGATCTACAATTATGCCGGTGCCGTCATCGAAGCCTATGACAACTACCCGAACGACGGTTCCGACGATGTCGGCCGCGCGATCCTGATCGACGATAGCAATGGCGGCGCCGCGCCCTTCGCGACCACCATCATCAACCAGGGCACCATCCGTTCGGACGGTGTCGCCATCACGCTGGTCGGCAACAACAACGACACGATCGAGAATTACAGCGTCATCTCCAGCGACGACGCCAAGGCCGTCGACATGGGCGGCGGCGACGACCTGTTCATCTACCATATCGGCAGCTCGGTCACCGGCTATGTGACCGGCGGGGCGGGCACCGACACGTTCGAGCTCGCTGGCACGGGCAGCTTCGACCTTTCCCTGCTCGGCACCAGCGCGCAGTACCGCGACTTCGAGGCGCTGCTGATCGCGGAAGGCGCGGTCATCACCGCCACCGGCACCAGCGACTTCGCCGGCACGCTTGAGATCGACGGCAGCCTGACGCTTAACGGCTCGCTCGCGGCGGCGGGCTTCACCATCGCCAATGGCGCGACGCTCACCGGTAACTCGACGGTCGCGACCCTCACCGTAGAGAATGGCGGCACCGTCTCGCCGGGCAATTCGATCGGCACGGTGACGGTCACCGGCACCGCGACCTTCAATACCGGCTCGACCTATGTGGTGGAGATCGACCAGACCTCGTCCGACCAGATCGTCGCCGGCACGCTGGCGCTGAATGGCGGCACGGTGCAGCTGTCCTCCTCCGGCCCGCTGAACGCCGGCGCCGTCTACACGATCATCAGCGCGACGAGCACCACCACGGCGGGCACCCAGTTCGACACGCTGGTCAGCCCGGATTACCTCTTCATCACCCCGACGCTGGGCCGCGACGGAGCCTCCGTAACGCTGACGCTGGCCCGTAACGGCACGAGCTTCGCGAGCTACGCCCAGACCGCCAATCAGGCGGCGGTGGCGAATGCGCTGGAGGCCGGCGGCACGGCGGCGTCCTATCTCACGGCGGCGACCACTGCGACCGACACCAGCCAGTTCGCGACCGGGTTCGACCTGCTCTCCGGCGAGGTCCATGCCTCGGTCGGCAACACGCTCTACACCCAGTCGACGCTGATCGGCGACACGCTCGCCGCCCGCCTGCGCCAGAGCGCCCCGACGGGAAGCAGCCCGGCCATGGCGGCGCTTGCCGCTGGCGGCCCGGCGCTCGCCTATGCCGCGCCGAGCACGACCAAGAGCCCGATTGTCACCAAGGCGCCCGTGGCGGCCCCGGTCGGCCCGGCCTATGCCGCTTGGGCGCAGGGCTTCGGCCAGTGGAGCACGGCGGACGGCACGGGCAATTCGGCGGAGATCGACAGCTCGCTCGGCGGTTTCCTCGCCGGCGCGGATGTGACGCTCGACGCCAGCACCTTCGGCTTCGCGGCGGGCTACGTCTCGGCCAACACCGATGTCGATGCCCGGCTCAGCAGCGCCGACACCTCGACCTTCGTGATCGCCGCCTATGCCGGCACCAGCCTTGAGAATTTCCGCCTGCGCGGCGGCGCCTCCTATGGCTGGACCGACACCGACACGCAGCGCACGGCGAGCTTCATGGGCCTCACCCAGTCGCTCACCGCCTCCTATGATGGCGGCACGGCGAATGTGTTCATCGAGGCGGCCTATGCGGTGGAGATGAATGCCATCGCCTTCGAGCCCTTCGCGCAGATGGCGTGGAGCTGGATCGACACGGACAGCTTCACCGAGAGCGGCGGCAGCCTGGCGCTCTCCTCGGACGGGCTGTCCTTCGACGTGCCCTATTCGACGCTGGGCCTGCGTCTCGCCACCTCCATCGAGATGGGGTCGGCGGTGGCCACGCCGCATGCCAGCCTCGGCTGGCGCCACGCCTTTGGCGACATCACGCCGGAAGCGGCGATGGCCTTTGCCGAGAGCGGCGCCGGCTTCGCGGTGCAGGGCGCGCCCATTGCCGAGGACAGCTTCGTGCTCGGCGCCGGCATCGACGTGAAGCTCGGCAAGGGCTTCAGCCTGAACATCGGCTATGAGGGCGAGTTTGCCAGCGATGTGGAGACCAATGCTGTGCGCGGCGGGCTGGTCTACCGCTTCTGA
- a CDS encoding WD40 repeat domain-containing protein has translation MAVLPSTPSSLTSRLNTLDLGASVVGVRFLGGAAGFVLGNGEIVLAERSEETRVRAHKGAVLSVAGDARRILTGGDDGRVVAVRGDGSVETLAEQKGRWIDQVATANDGAFAFSAGKTAHFRPVKGDAKSLDLPSTVGGLAFAPKGTRLAVAHYGGVTLWFPNAQAKPEVLEWKGSHRGVVWHPEGRFVVTTMQEATLHGWRLPDGANMRMSGYPSRVRSLEFTAGGRFLATSGSAEVILWPFGSKEGPMGKQPVMLAPRDVRVSCVATHPKDEVFACGYEDGLVLMVRIADGAEILLRAPTGSPVTALAFRADGGALALGDEAGKAGLLSF, from the coding sequence ATGGCCGTCCTTCCCTCGACCCCGTCCTCCCTGACCTCCCGCCTCAACACGCTCGATCTCGGCGCCAGCGTCGTCGGTGTGCGTTTTCTTGGCGGGGCGGCGGGATTCGTGCTCGGCAATGGCGAGATCGTGCTGGCGGAGCGGAGCGAGGAGACGCGGGTGCGCGCCCACAAGGGCGCGGTGCTGTCGGTGGCGGGCGACGCCCGGCGCATCCTCACCGGCGGCGATGACGGCCGCGTGGTGGCTGTCCGTGGCGACGGATCGGTTGAGACGCTGGCCGAGCAGAAGGGCCGCTGGATCGACCAGGTGGCGACGGCCAATGACGGCGCCTTCGCCTTCTCCGCCGGCAAGACCGCGCATTTCCGGCCGGTGAAAGGCGACGCCAAGTCGCTGGACCTTCCGTCCACCGTGGGCGGTCTCGCTTTCGCGCCCAAGGGCACGCGCCTTGCCGTCGCCCATTATGGCGGCGTGACGTTGTGGTTCCCCAACGCACAGGCCAAGCCCGAGGTGCTGGAGTGGAAGGGCTCGCATCGCGGCGTGGTCTGGCACCCGGAAGGGCGCTTCGTCGTCACCACCATGCAGGAGGCGACACTGCATGGCTGGCGGCTGCCCGACGGCGCCAATATGCGCATGTCCGGCTATCCCTCCCGCGTGCGTTCGCTGGAGTTCACCGCCGGCGGGCGGTTCCTTGCCACCTCGGGCTCGGCGGAGGTGATCCTCTGGCCCTTCGGCAGCAAGGAAGGGCCGATGGGCAAGCAGCCGGTGATGCTGGCGCCGCGCGATGTGCGGGTGTCCTGTGTCGCCACGCACCCCAAGGACGAGGTGTTCGCCTGCGGCTATGAAGACGGCCTCGTGCTCATGGTCCGCATCGCCGATGGCGCCGAGATCCTGCTGCGCGCCCCGACCGGCAGCCCGGTGACCGCGCTCGCCTTCCGCGCCGATGGCGGCGCGCTGGCCCTTGGCGACGAGGCCGGCAAGGCTGGGTTGCTGTCCTTCTGA
- a CDS encoding GTP-binding protein, which translates to MPATSPDTQSDKIPVTVLTGYLGAGKTTLLNRILSEPHGKKFAVVVNEFGEIGIDNDLVVGADEEVFEMNNGCICCTVRGDLIRIIDGLLRRKGDFDGIIVETTGLADPAPVAQTFFVDETVGAKTTLDAVVTVADAKWLKDRLKDAPEAKNQIAFADVILLNKTDLVSETELKDVEMRIRAINPFARIHHTQRSNIAIDKVLGQGAFDLDRIQAIDPDFLEGGHKHFHDEDMQSYSFSSDKPLNPDKFFPWIQELTQREGPNILRSKGILAFKDDPDRFVFQGVHMILDGDHQRPWRADEAKLSRIVFIGRKLNRAALEAGFLSCVA; encoded by the coding sequence ATGCCCGCTACATCGCCCGATACCCAGTCCGACAAGATCCCCGTCACCGTGCTGACCGGCTATCTCGGCGCCGGCAAGACGACACTGCTGAACCGCATCCTCTCCGAGCCGCACGGCAAGAAGTTCGCCGTCGTCGTGAACGAGTTCGGCGAAATCGGCATCGACAACGACCTCGTGGTCGGCGCCGATGAAGAAGTGTTCGAGATGAACAATGGCTGCATCTGCTGCACGGTGCGCGGCGACCTGATCCGCATCATCGACGGCCTGCTGCGCCGCAAGGGCGATTTCGACGGCATCATCGTCGAGACCACCGGCCTCGCCGACCCGGCCCCGGTCGCCCAGACCTTCTTCGTCGACGAGACGGTGGGGGCCAAGACCACGCTCGACGCGGTGGTGACGGTGGCGGACGCCAAATGGCTGAAGGACCGGCTGAAGGACGCGCCGGAGGCGAAGAACCAGATCGCCTTTGCCGACGTGATCCTGCTCAACAAGACCGACCTCGTCTCGGAGACCGAGCTGAAGGACGTGGAGATGCGCATCCGCGCCATCAACCCCTTCGCCCGCATCCACCACACCCAGCGTTCCAACATCGCCATCGACAAGGTGCTCGGCCAGGGCGCGTTCGACCTCGACCGCATCCAGGCGATCGACCCGGACTTTCTGGAGGGCGGTCACAAGCACTTCCACGACGAGGACATGCAGTCCTATTCCTTCTCGTCGGACAAGCCGCTGAACCCCGACAAATTCTTCCCGTGGATCCAGGAGCTGACCCAGCGCGAGGGGCCGAACATCCTGCGCTCCAAGGGCATCCTCGCCTTCAAGGACGACCCGGACCGCTTCGTGTTCCAGGGCGTTCACATGATCCTCGACGGCGACCACCAGCGCCCCTGGCGGGCGGATGAGGCCAAGCTCAGCCGCATTGTCTTCATCGGCCGCAAGCTCAACCGCGCCGCGCTCGAGGCGGGTTTCCTCTCCTGCGTGGCGTGA
- a CDS encoding metal ABC transporter substrate-binding protein codes for MLSRRHLIAAAMAVGLAGPAFAQDAAPATKLPVVASFSILGDFVKEVGGDRIAVSTLVGPNGDAHVFQPAPADAKKVAAAKVVFVNGLGFEGWMNRLIKASGTKATIVVATKGVAPRKMEEEEGGHDHGKDAHAHEITDPHAWQSVANAKLYVANVRDGLIAADPAGKATYEANATAYLAKLDALDAEVKAAIATIPAERRRIITSHDAFGYFGAAYGMEFIAPQGVSTEAEASAKDVAKIIRQIKAEKIPAVFMENISDPRLVKRIADETGAKIGGEVYSDALSDDKGPASTYIDMIENNIRAFSSALSS; via the coding sequence ATGCTGTCCCGCCGTCATCTCATCGCCGCGGCCATGGCCGTCGGCCTCGCCGGTCCTGCCTTCGCACAGGATGCCGCGCCTGCCACCAAGCTCCCCGTCGTCGCCTCCTTCTCCATCCTCGGCGACTTCGTGAAGGAGGTCGGTGGCGACCGCATCGCCGTCTCGACGCTCGTTGGGCCGAATGGCGACGCGCATGTGTTCCAGCCGGCCCCGGCCGACGCCAAGAAGGTCGCGGCCGCCAAGGTTGTGTTCGTCAACGGCCTCGGCTTCGAGGGCTGGATGAATCGCCTCATCAAGGCGTCCGGCACCAAGGCGACCATCGTCGTGGCGACCAAGGGCGTCGCCCCGCGCAAGATGGAAGAGGAAGAGGGCGGCCATGATCATGGCAAGGACGCCCATGCCCATGAGATCACCGACCCGCATGCCTGGCAGTCGGTGGCCAATGCCAAGCTCTATGTCGCCAATGTCCGCGACGGGCTGATCGCCGCCGATCCGGCCGGCAAGGCGACCTATGAGGCCAATGCGACCGCCTATCTGGCCAAGCTCGACGCGCTCGACGCCGAGGTTAAGGCGGCGATCGCCACCATTCCCGCCGAACGCCGCCGCATCATCACCTCGCATGATGCCTTCGGCTATTTCGGCGCCGCCTACGGCATGGAGTTCATCGCGCCGCAGGGCGTGTCGACCGAAGCCGAGGCCTCGGCTAAGGACGTCGCCAAGATCATCCGCCAGATCAAGGCGGAGAAGATCCCGGCGGTGTTCATGGAGAACATCTCCGATCCGCGCCTCGTCAAGCGCATCGCCGACGAGACCGGCGCCAAGATCGGCGGCGAGGTCTATTCCGACGCGCTCTCCGATGACAAAGGCCCGGCGAGCACCTACATCGACATGATCGAGAACAACATCCGCGCGTTCTCCTCGGCGCTGTCGAGCTGA
- a CDS encoding metal ABC transporter permease, with product MIYEYLIAPFAEFDFMRRALVGALALSVGAGPIGVLMMLRRMSLAGDAMAHAILPGAAVGFLAAGLNLFAMTIGGLVAGFAVAIGAGAVARATQMKEDAALAAFYLISLALGVLLVSLRGSNVDLLHVLFGTVLALDDATLLLIVSISSFSLLALAVLWRPLVLESVDSGFLRSVSRAGAPTHLVFLALVVLNLVGGFHALGTLLAVGMMMLPAAAARFWTRELTAMVGLSVLIAALSGVIGLLVSYHAGVPSGPSIILVAGASYALSVLFGPVGGLLPRLVPRRHLEA from the coding sequence ATGATCTACGAATACCTGATCGCCCCGTTCGCCGAGTTCGACTTCATGCGCCGCGCGCTGGTCGGCGCGCTGGCCCTCTCGGTCGGCGCCGGTCCCATCGGCGTGCTCATGATGCTGCGCCGGATGAGCCTCGCCGGTGACGCCATGGCGCACGCCATCTTGCCGGGTGCGGCGGTCGGCTTCCTCGCCGCCGGGCTCAACCTCTTCGCCATGACCATTGGCGGCCTTGTCGCCGGCTTCGCCGTCGCGATCGGCGCCGGTGCGGTGGCGCGGGCCACGCAGATGAAGGAGGACGCGGCGCTTGCCGCCTTCTACCTCATCTCGCTGGCGCTGGGCGTGCTGCTGGTCTCGCTGCGCGGCTCCAATGTCGACCTGCTGCACGTGCTGTTCGGCACGGTGCTGGCGCTGGACGACGCGACGCTGCTGCTCATCGTCTCGATCTCCAGCTTCTCCCTGCTGGCGCTGGCCGTGCTCTGGCGCCCGCTGGTGCTGGAGAGTGTCGATTCCGGCTTCCTGCGCTCGGTCAGCCGGGCCGGGGCGCCGACCCATCTCGTCTTCCTGGCGCTGGTGGTGCTGAACCTCGTCGGCGGCTTCCATGCGCTCGGCACGCTGCTCGCGGTCGGCATGATGATGCTGCCCGCCGCAGCGGCACGGTTCTGGACCCGCGAACTCACCGCCATGGTCGGCCTGTCGGTGCTGATCGCGGCGCTGTCCGGCGTCATTGGCCTTCTTGTTTCCTATCACGCGGGCGTGCCCTCGGGCCCGTCCATCATCCTCGTCGCCGGCGCGAGCTACGCGCTGTCTGTCCTGTTCGGGCCGGTGGGAGGGCTGCTTCCGCGCCTCGTACCGCGCCGCCATCTCGAAGCCTGA
- the aztA gene encoding zinc ABC transporter ATP-binding protein AztA → MGKVLAFRDLTLGYERHPAVHHLQGEVGEGALLAVCGPNGAGKSTLLKGIAGVLTPLAGGIDCTVAARDIAYLPQAAEIDRSFPIDVYDLVSMGLWHRAGLFGGIGRGDRHRIEQAIAAVGLEGFERRPIGTLSGGQMQRTLFARLLLQEARLILLDEPFTALDAGTIADLVALVERWHGEGRTILAVLHDLELVRSHFPQTLLLAREPVAWGETREVLTTANLSAARRMCEAWDDAAPFCAPEQAA, encoded by the coding sequence ATGGGCAAGGTACTCGCCTTTCGCGACCTGACCCTCGGTTATGAGCGCCACCCGGCGGTGCATCACCTCCAGGGCGAGGTGGGCGAGGGCGCGCTGCTCGCGGTCTGCGGTCCCAATGGTGCGGGCAAGTCGACGCTGCTCAAGGGCATCGCTGGCGTGCTGACGCCGCTTGCCGGCGGCATCGACTGCACGGTCGCCGCGCGCGACATCGCCTATCTGCCGCAGGCGGCGGAGATCGACCGCTCCTTCCCGATCGACGTCTATGACCTTGTGTCCATGGGGCTGTGGCACCGCGCCGGGCTGTTTGGCGGCATCGGGCGGGGGGATCGGCACCGGATCGAGCAGGCCATCGCCGCTGTCGGTCTCGAAGGCTTCGAGCGCCGGCCCATCGGCACGCTGTCGGGCGGGCAGATGCAACGCACGCTGTTCGCGCGGCTGCTGCTGCAGGAGGCGCGGCTGATCCTGCTGGACGAGCCCTTTACCGCGCTCGATGCCGGCACCATCGCCGATCTCGTCGCGCTGGTGGAGCGCTGGCATGGCGAGGGGCGGACCATCCTTGCCGTGCTGCACGATCTCGAACTGGTGCGCAGCCATTTCCCGCAGACGCTCCTGCTCGCCCGCGAGCCGGTCGCCTGGGGCGAGACGCGCGAGGTGCTGACCACGGCGAACCTCTCCGCCGCCCGCCGCATGTGCGAGGCCTGGGACGATGCCGCCCCGTTCTGCGCGCCGGAGCAGGCGGCATGA
- the ppa gene encoding inorganic diphosphatase, translated as MDISRISIGPNPPDEVHAIIEIPAGGAPVKYELDKESGALFVDRFLHTPMFYPGNYGFIPNTLGDDGDPLDIIVVSPIPLLAGSVIAARPVGVLMMTDEKGGDEKILAVPADSVYPYHSKVKTCDDLPPLVLEQVAHFFTHYKDLEKGKKVSVADWEGVDRAREIILQAIENAKK; from the coding sequence ATGGACATTTCACGCATCTCGATCGGCCCGAATCCCCCCGACGAGGTTCACGCCATCATCGAAATCCCGGCCGGCGGCGCGCCGGTGAAGTATGAGCTCGACAAGGAGTCGGGCGCGCTCTTCGTCGACCGCTTCCTGCACACGCCGATGTTCTATCCGGGCAATTACGGCTTCATCCCCAACACGCTGGGTGACGATGGCGACCCGCTCGACATCATCGTCGTCTCGCCGATCCCGCTGCTGGCCGGCTCCGTTATCGCCGCGCGCCCGGTCGGCGTGCTGATGATGACCGACGAGAAGGGCGGCGACGAGAAGATCCTCGCTGTGCCGGCGGACTCGGTTTACCCCTACCACTCCAAGGTCAAGACCTGCGATGACCTGCCGCCGCTCGTCCTTGAGCAGGTGGCCCACTTCTTCACCCACTACAAGGATCTGGAGAAGGGCAAGAAGGTCAGCGTCGCCGATTGGGAAGGCGTCGACCGCGCCCGCGAGATCATCCTGCAGGCGATCGAAAACGCCAAGAAGTGA
- a CDS encoding phosphoribosyltransferase, whose amino-acid sequence MPLTYSDRGSYRDRIIPDAELPELGPPPYRDSYPVRLPDGDWADLPFLALPPDFETAIAYLCITENSFALEDRLSTAIADQVRHLAPEIVVGMPTLGMVLAASVAKKLGHPHYVPLSYSRKFWFEDELSIPVISITSPLKPKTVFIDPRLLERLEDKRVLLVEDVISTGGTVSAELELMRRIGANVVGVATAIKETNVWQKTLGAIDPAWPGLVHAPISCPLFRKGEGGWYPDWSTLPA is encoded by the coding sequence ATGCCCCTCACCTATTCTGACCGCGGCAGCTACCGCGACCGTATCATTCCCGACGCCGAACTGCCGGAACTCGGGCCTCCGCCCTATCGCGACAGCTACCCCGTCCGGTTGCCTGACGGCGACTGGGCCGACCTGCCCTTCCTCGCTTTGCCGCCCGATTTCGAGACGGCCATCGCCTATCTCTGCATCACCGAGAACTCCTTCGCGCTGGAAGACCGGCTCTCCACCGCGATCGCCGATCAGGTGCGCCACCTCGCGCCGGAAATCGTCGTCGGCATGCCGACCCTCGGCATGGTGCTCGCCGCCTCGGTGGCGAAGAAGCTCGGCCACCCGCACTATGTGCCGCTGAGCTATTCGCGCAAATTCTGGTTCGAGGACGAACTCTCCATACCGGTGATCTCGATCACCAGCCCGCTCAAGCCCAAGACGGTGTTCATCGACCCGCGCCTGCTGGAGCGGCTGGAGGACAAGCGCGTGCTGCTGGTCGAGGACGTCATCTCCACAGGCGGCACGGTTTCCGCCGAGCTGGAACTGATGCGGCGCATCGGCGCCAATGTTGTTGGCGTCGCCACCGCGATCAAGGAAACCAATGTCTGGCAGAAGACGCTCGGCGCCATAGACCCGGCCTGGCCGGGCCTCGTCCATGCGCCGATCTCCTGCCCGCTGTTCCGCAAGGGCGAGGGCGGCTGGTATCCGGATTGGTCGACCCTGCCCGCCTGA
- a CDS encoding Ldh family oxidoreductase — protein MEGSVAGAPLPEMELSVEEARAYAARVLEHFNTAPDNARLTAAALVAAEADGLGTHGLARLPSYSAMVAAGKIDGHAVPRAQRLTPALVAVDAGNGFAYPAIEQGLPLLAEAARESGIGLLAIRRSSHFGVAGQPVEALAMRGLVGLAFANASASIAPWGGKKAVFGTNPIAFATPLKDRPPAVVDLSVAKVARGNILAAVQRGDASIPEGWAFDVDGNPTTDAKSALAGTMVPMGDAKGTALAFIIEVMAAALTASTFSFDAPSFFDGKGPPAAVGQLIIAIDPGRLAGDAYLDHLERLAAAIEREPGARLPGTRRLTNRARAARHGVKVGAALRRALAGMGFSD, from the coding sequence ATGGAAGGCTCGGTCGCTGGCGCGCCGCTTCCCGAGATGGAACTGAGCGTGGAGGAGGCGCGGGCCTATGCCGCCCGCGTGCTCGAGCATTTCAACACCGCGCCGGACAATGCCCGCCTCACCGCCGCGGCGCTGGTGGCGGCGGAGGCGGATGGACTCGGTACCCATGGCCTTGCCCGCCTGCCGAGCTATTCGGCCATGGTGGCCGCGGGCAAGATCGACGGCCATGCCGTGCCGCGCGCCCAGCGCCTGACGCCGGCGCTGGTGGCCGTGGATGCCGGAAACGGCTTTGCCTATCCCGCGATCGAGCAGGGCCTGCCGCTGCTGGCGGAGGCCGCGCGCGAGAGCGGCATCGGCCTGCTGGCGATCCGCCGCTCCAGCCATTTCGGCGTGGCCGGCCAGCCGGTGGAGGCGTTGGCCATGCGCGGTCTGGTCGGCCTGGCCTTCGCCAATGCCTCCGCCTCGATTGCGCCCTGGGGCGGCAAGAAGGCGGTGTTCGGGACCAACCCGATCGCCTTCGCTACGCCATTGAAGGACCGCCCGCCGGCGGTGGTGGACCTGTCTGTGGCCAAGGTGGCGCGCGGCAACATCCTCGCCGCCGTGCAGCGGGGCGACGCTTCCATTCCCGAGGGCTGGGCCTTCGACGTGGACGGCAACCCGACCACCGATGCCAAGAGCGCGCTCGCTGGGACCATGGTGCCGATGGGCGACGCCAAGGGCACGGCGCTGGCCTTCATCATCGAGGTGATGGCGGCGGCGCTCACGGCCTCGACCTTCTCCTTCGACGCGCCCAGCTTCTTCGATGGCAAGGGCCCGCCGGCGGCGGTGGGGCAGCTCATCATCGCCATCGACCCCGGCCGGCTGGCGGGCGACGCCTATCTCGATCATCTCGAGCGCCTCGCCGCCGCTATCGAGCGTGAGCCCGGCGCGCGGCTGCCGGGCACACGGCGGCTCACTAACCGCGCCCGTGCCGCGCGGCACGGGGTGAAGGTCGGCGCGGCGTTGCGTCGGGCGCTCGCCGGGATGGGCTTTTCCGACTGA